A stretch of DNA from Coccidioides posadasii str. Silveira chromosome 1, complete sequence:
TGCGACTCGGTACGACGACCCTGCATACTTATTTCATATCTTACATCCTGACGAAACACTGTTCTTGGTGTGTTCATCTGGTTGATATCTTGGCTAGGAACGTCCATGCACTCGATGTATAAAGCGCAACATCGGCCACTTGTGTCATGATGAACCCCGGGAAACCTCAAGGCGGGCCAAGGGCGAACAAGACATACAGTCTGTCGAAGAAGACGGCGGCAAAGCGAATAATGATTTTGGGAACAATCAGAAGATGAATAGGAAGTTGTCCGGGTCTTCTATAAACGACCAACTATTAGGAGACGGCAGCATCGCGTTACAGTCCCAGGGTGGACAAGATATTTCCACCGCGGCTGGCCAGGTGAACCAACAACAGCGTGAGTATTGGTCGCACCTTTTTTCAATCCACGCTCTCTGACATCGCACAGTACTAGGCTATAACGACTGGCCGTTTGGGCTCCAGAATCAGTTCCAGGATATGCACACATTCCATCCGTCATACATGTTTAATGCTCCCGAAGTTACAAACGAATACAACTTGCTTAACGATTTCCTCAGCACGAGTTTATTGGACGAATCCGCGATGTATCAAGGAGACGACACGCCCGGATTGTATTCCGATATGGCGTTCATGAATACTATGGGGACGAATTTGCCGGGTTCCGGGCCGTTTGTCCAACCGCAACAAGCACAACAATCGTCAATGGCCCCTCCTCAGTACCTGACAACATCTCAATCACAGGCCGCTCAGGGCAACGCCATTCAACGGCCGAATAGCACGGTAGGGAACGATAAAGCGAAGGAGACATATTACATGACGGCTGCAGATCCCTCCGGAACCGATCCCCCCGAAGAAAGGATGAACAAGCTCCTTAAAGCTAAATACGATGCTGGGTTGCTTAAACCGTTCAACTACGTGAACGGTTATGCTCGCCTCAATAAGTATATGGAAGAGCACCTCCAGCCGGCTTCTCGACAAAAGATTTTACGTCAGCTCGATAAGTTTAGGCCAAAGTTCCGGGAACGCATGCAGAGCCTCACAGACATCGAGCTAGTTTTGGTGGAGATGTGGTTCGAGCGAAGCCTGATGGAGTATGACCGTGTATTCGCGAGCATGGCCATTCCTGCGTGTTGTTGGCGCCGAACAGGACAGATTTTCAGAGGAAACAAGGAGATGGCCCAACTTATTGACGTGCCAATTGAGTCATTGAGAGACGTGGGTTCCCACTTGATGCGATTCGTTGAGTAGTAGATTGCGCTAATTGGTTATCTTCAGGGTAAACTTGCCATTCACGAAATAATAGTCGAGGACCAGCTCGTTAGCTACTGGGAAAAGTTTGGTGCAATTGCATTTGATAGCTCGCAAAAGGCTATGCTCACCAGTTGCACTCTGAAGAGCCCAGACCCGAAGAGCCCTAAGCAGGGTATTCAGTGTTGCTTTTCATTTACCATACGTCGCGATCCCCATAACATGTAAGGTTACCTCGCCTAAAATTTGGAATCAGAAATGTCGCTAATGCCCCATTCTAGACCCTCTATCATTGTTGGGAACTTTTTACCCACGAAGCGAACAGACAGGTAGGCATACCGCTGAATCATATTACATATATACGCGGGTTGTATCTCATCGGCTCATCGGGGAAATGAAACTCGGGCTCATGAGTACTGGAATTGGACTTCGTTTATATATACATCCCCCTTTCTTTACAtttgtacatacatatcCCCTATTTGTGCATCACTTGGGCTAATTTACTCATATGACATTGAGGGTTCACAAGAGATATTTCGGAAGTGGATGAAATTTCCTGTTCACCTAGATACACCTATGAATAGTAGAATCCCGCGAGTATTTTCAGAGCATCTCCAAGTCATTCACACACATTTGTTACTCgccaagaaaagaaaaaaaggcctAGGAAAGGAGAGCTTCAAGGACTGATGAGGCTGATTTCCCTATTAGGACATGCTCGTTCAGGCGGGGTTCAAAAAGTTCCACCCAAATGAACAGATATCATTGATTCGACTTAAATACATCGTTATTCCCATGATATCTTTTTCAGTCTGGAAATTCATCACAACGAACTGAAATTATTTAGGGTTGATTGACGTTTGATTCTACTTTCGAAGATGGAACTACACCGGAAATCCCGCAGGGAGCAATTGAAGTCTATCACAGGTTAGTACGTCCATGTCGCTTCGCCTCGAGACGTCTGGAGTGCACAGTTTAGTCGATGGTAATGCTGACCAGACGTAGATCTTGCAGAATCTCTGTACGTAGACGTCGGTGGAAACGGCAGCCCCTGCAATATAACTGCACAAAGCAAATTCACAGCCCTCCGTCAACATATCGAAACTGCCTCGCGGATAACACGGGTGCCTGAATCATCAGCTAGAGAAGCACTGGATGCTATGGGGACAAAGCTTTGGAATGCATGTACTAGGAGTATGAGAAAGGATGGACTGGCGGACGACATCGTTAAGTTCCTAAGTCAAGGTTTGCGACGAGCGTGAGGAGATAGGCTCGTTTACAAGTCCTTACCCTTCTTTTTAGTTAGAGCGTTTGCATTCTTGATACTAGAATGCGCTGCCACACGACAGAGGGATGACTGTTCAGGTATAGACCTTTACTTCCTCTGCGTCGCGAAAAACTAAGCGGGATAATAGATGAAATCCGTCTTCTCAGAACGGCATTGAAAACTGCGAAATCTTGCATAGGTCCGTTAATTCTCAACTGGATATACTGTGTATGCTAATTTCGAAGTCAAGTGCTCAGTCAATTCGACATCGGTCTGAAAATACTCGAAAAGGCAGCGTTGAGAGAAGAAAAGCTCTCCACAGAATGTAGCAATGCCGGAGAAAGGGATGATATTTCGCTCAAGTTATCGGCTGAGTATTATATTCTGCGCATTCATCTGGTTTGAATCTGTCACTCTAAATGCCCTTTGTCCCTGTCATTGACCGATTACCCAGGCATGGAAGCAGAGCCGGCTCGACTTTGCGGAGCATATGCTTTCCAAGCTTCCGCATCAGGCCCTTCAGCAGGATGCGGTCTTGGTAGAGCAGCTTTCGAGTCTTCTTTTCGAAGTTGGCAAATTTCTGGTGGAAAAGAAAGAGTATCATGAAGCGGATAAATGGTTGCAGAGAGCACTGGAGACACTTTCGCAAAGGCAGCTAGATATGTTAAGTCCCGATGCAAGTGATATGAGACTGTGTATTATCCATGGGCTTGGTAGTACTATCTTTATGGGACGTTCTCTTTGATATCTGGGCGACTACTGACATAATTCCGTTGCAGTGCGGGCGAACAATGCTTTACATACAGCAGACTCGAGGATAAAAGTAACTCGATTGCTCAGTATCCTTGAAAATGTGAGTATGCCTATTTAAACCATTGCTTTCGAAGACATATATGCTCATCCTACAGGAATACGGTCATAGGCCAGAAGTGATGCTTTTGCATCTAGATGTGATACAGACACAAAAGGATCCGGATTGTAAACAATATTATGATCGTAAGTGAGCGAGCATGCACTGCCTCAAGAAAGGCTATTGACCTCATAGGATGGTAGGCCTCTGTGCTTTTCTTAAAACGGCTTCGGCAAGCGAGTTGAATTTTAAACTGTTGGTAAATCTTAAttatcaagcttgaatgaGATCGTCTAACTAGATCTCAGGATCGTCCATCATATCCACCAATTACGAAATTGCAAGTAAGCGTTTATCCAATTTTGAGCCTTTCCTTAGTTGACCATGATTTAGTAGTGATCTGGCCACGGATACCTTAGAACAACTAATTCTTGAGCGATTGGCTCCTTATGGAAATGAAACATTTCTTGAAAGAGGCTTCGTTACGTATGTCTGGATGAAGACTGCGAGTCCGGGCGTAAGTGACGGCGTTGAGTCACTCCAGGGAATCGTGACAAAGTTGATGGAGGCTTGGAAATTGCCACTGTCTGGGGAGGCTGCTCATGCATCTTTAATTGTCAGTTCCCATTGGTTTCAATCTTCAATGTTGGACACTCTTAACGAGGCAAAATAGTTAATATGGAAGAAAGTCGCCGCAGCTTTTGACCATAAAGATTATGATACTGCCCGGAACTGGTGCCAACTAGCGCTTCATCCGCTCTTTGCAAATTCAGGGGAAAGCAACAAGTGCAAAATAGAAAGGTGAACTTCCCATACCAATCATTTTTCACCAAATTTGTGACTGACTGGAAGCAGGAGGTTAATTGTGTGCGCTTTGGAATGCAAAGCTCCGGGAATAGCGCGAGAAGTATTCTCCAGATTATCTGAAGCTTGCAAATCGGAGGCCTTGACGAGATACCTCATGTACAGGGTGGCTCTGCAGGATGAAGATACGGATCTAGGTGTGAAGAGAGAAGCTTTCATCTGATGACCAAGGCTAACTCAGGAATAGCTCGAAACTGTTTGGAAATCATATGCAAATTTGATACAGAGCGGCAGACGTACTTACTGGCTTGTGTTGCTGAAGCTCTTCATAGCGGTGCTGACCGACAAGCTGCAATTGTCTTGCAGCAGATTCTCGACCATTTAGATAGCATTTCAACCCGGCAATTACACTTCCCTGCCCTTCTTCGGTATGTTTGCATCCGTATTTGTAATCCATATTGCAGGCTGGCTGATCATGCCACAGGTGTACTGCTCGGCTTCTGATAACTCAGTTAAGTCACAGTGAATCCCATAGGCCAGACCTTGTGGGCCAAATATGCAAAACATTTGACAGTTGTGAGTGTctaaacaaaagaagaattgTTCCGGTAAATATACAAAGTCTCAAAATTCTCAGTACACATAGCTGTGTCGCGCAATGCTCTCGACCTTGGCCAACTCACTGTTCTTGAGCTTGAATGGTTCTCTCGCAACAGCTATAATCTTGCGCTGCAATACTGTACGACGTGGGGCCCTCATCATGTTTTGCGCCTCTTGGATGCCTGTATAAAGGTATGGTTTGTCCCCGGTTTCGCATTATGACGAGGTTAACTGTCATTTAGATCATAGCTCTGTACCCAGAGAATTTAGGCATAGAAGCCCGAAGAGATATTGAGCAGCGAAACATTTTATGTCATTTCCTAGCAGCCGTAATAGAGGTAGCACAAGCAAGGACGCATAACGATTCCGAAGTCCAGGTTGGCACTCTCCAGCATTTGTGCATATGATAAAGCTAATTTTTCCTTCAGAACCAATTCTATCTTAATGCTAGAGCGCATATACAGGGATTTCGAAAGGTAGCGTTGCCTCTCTTCGAACAATTATCAAATGATGAGTCCCTAGCTGCATTAACGGAAAAGCGTCGAACCTTATTTGCATTCGATTTCGAGGCAGCCGTTAGGTTGAAACAATGGAGTAATCTGAGTGAAATGTTGAATGAATCTCGGAAGATTGCGGATGAAATGCTCTATAGTCTCTTTGCAGACGCAGTCCTAAGTTCCGAGGCGCCCGTCGAGGTGATGCTTAAAACATCAGAGGTAACTTTCCTTAACCCTAAGCGAGTGCATTGCACACGTTGTTATACTGACTATTCGTAGCAAATACTCACACAAGTGTCACAAGAGAGGAAGCACCAAAACCTGGAAAAGATCTCCCGATGGGTTAGGTGTGTTTTCCAGCTTTCAATCAAATCAAATGCTGCAGTTGCGGAATCAATACTCGATCAAGCATACATATTAGCTCGAGATGGGCCTGAATACCAAAAACATGAAGAAAATAGTGAGGCGCATCCAAACACAGAATCAGTTTCTCGACATACTTACCCAGATGAGGAACTCGAATGGTTATCAACGACGGCGTTCAATCTTGCTATTGACTTCTATTTGGCATCTGATGATATGGCAAGTCAGCGATGGTATGGAAAAGCGCTTGACCTAGCCCGCTTACTGCATGATAATGGTGTCCTGTGGAAGACCCTGCAGGAGAAATTTGGGAGGTTAACTTGGGATGATTAATTAAATCCAGTTTGAATACCGTTTTCACACTAGAAAGAGGTGTCTTCTCTTTCAGACAGCAAGTTGTCCGAACTTCTTACGTTCAGCTTTCACTCCACCTTGTTGCTAGATTTATTATGATCACCAATGCTAGACATTGGGTTGATGAATGGGCATCAGCTGCGGAGAACTCGCTCGAGACCAATATTGTGTTCAATATCTCGGTCAAGGCTTAGGGCAGTGCAGAAAAGTTAGCCCTCCTTGTATATACTAATACCTATATAATATATAGCATATTGAATAGCAATTTATGAATGTACATAATCGTTCAAGTGACCTGTGAATGtcattgaaactcttctgACCTTGAAGGTATAAGGAAGTAAGCTATCAGCTCCATGTAAGACATGGTATATTCAGTAAGAAACATCAAGTAGAGTAAATTAGgagaaagagcaagcatGGGTTACCATGGTTTCCGGGGGGAAAATGAAGTATGATATCAAGCGAATTCGTCAGAAGGGGAAAAGAGACGGCCCAAAGAAGGGATATATGAGCCAATTCTCACAAAAGTAATATTGTTGAACGAGAAAGAAATAGGAAATGAAGAATAAACATTAATCTTGGAAGAGCCAGTGGGGATTACATCCGGCTCGCGATAATTCCGGGTATAGGGTATGCTGGAGGTGTTGCGAATTTATGAATCAAAGTAGACATAAGGGACCATTGCCAAAGATGCCCAAAAAAAGATGCAGAAATGCAAAGAAAACTAGCTGGAAGAAGTGTCAATGAAATGGTaaaatgtacggagtagggaATAAACTCAGTGGTATCTCGAAAAACAGAACATCTAATTATCGGTGTAACTCCATCCAGCCGATGTctatctgcaagaaaaacCACGGTTGATCCCACCTAGATCAATAGATCAGGCGACAAGATGATATATGAATGCATGATGAGTAtcagaaagagaagagagaaggcACCAACGGAAAATGAGCCTAGTCAGAGTGCTAATCATAGGTGAGTCAACCCTCACCATCGGCATCAAGGGAGTTCGTTCGATGAATCTGTTTGGAATTTTTATCGCTTTTCCTTGATCTCCCTAGATTGGGCGTCGATGGAACTCGACGAGCAAGCCGTACCGGTTTCGAAGGTAACGGAGGCATTAATTTGCTATTGTCGGAGTCTGTCGAATCTTCACTCGTTTGATTTCGCTTATTTCGCTCAGTCAACGCTCGCACAGTAAGCTCTAGTTCGCGTTCAAGCTCGGTAGCGGAATGAAGGTGATCGGTAGATCCGTGAAGTTTCTTTCTATACGCTCGGAGAGTCCGACAAACCTGTTCAGTTGACATGTTCAAACTGCCGAATTCGCTCGTGTTCCCGTTACTTTTTGGTCGCCGGATATCTATGGATGGCCTGCGAAGTTTTGCGTGGCTGCTTCTCGTGCCCAACGTCCTGGATGAGCCAGACTTTGGGCTGGGAGGTGAAACGGATCCATCGCGTCGATTTCTACCATTACCGTCCAAATAGAACGTTGGAGATCGACGCGACAGAGACACTGGAGGTGTTTGGGGGCTAGAAGACGAAGTCCCGTTTCTGGCGAAATGATATAGGGTATATCTAGAGGTCTTTCTTCGAGAAGGTGGCGGAGAGGGATCCCGAATTGGGGTTGGGCTTGGTGAAGGACTATCCAATTTCTGGAAAACTGCAAGCTCACTTCGTGAAAGAATTCGTCGTAGTGGTGGTTTGACAGCCGTTGATTCCTTGTTTGGAGTTTCTTCTTCGGCTCGCGCCGGGATCTGCGCATTCTCTGATAAAGGTGTCTGTTGCTGCTGGATAGCTAAATCCCAAATCATGATAATACCATCCAATCCAGTGCTGACCAGCGTCCGTTTCTGTATGCCTCCACAATTGGTCTCGATGAGTAGCACATCACTCACACCCTCCGTATGGCCAAACTCCCG
This window harbors:
- a CDS encoding uncharacterized protein (EggNog:ENOG410PH9D~COG:S~BUSCO:6139at33183); the protein is MTCDSERPCTRCIKRNIGHLCHDEPRETSRRAKGEQDIQSVEEDGGKANNDFGNNQKMNRKLSGSSINDQLLGDGSIALQSQGGQDISTAAGQVNQQQLLGYNDWPFGLQNQFQDMHTFHPSYMFNAPEVTNEYNLLNDFLSTSLLDESAMYQGDDTPGLYSDMAFMNTMGTNLPGSGPFVQPQQAQQSSMAPPQYLTTSQSQAAQGNAIQRPNSTVGNDKAKETYYMTAADPSGTDPPEERMNKLLKAKYDAGLLKPFNYVNGYARLNKYMEEHLQPASRQKILRQLDKFRPKFRERMQSLTDIELVLVEMWFERSLMEYDRVFASMAIPACCWRRTGQIFRGNKEMAQLIDVPIESLRDGKLAIHEIIVEDQLVSYWEKFGAIAFDSSQKAMLTSCTLKSPDPKSPKQGIQCCFSFTIRRDPHNIPSIIVGNFLPTKRTDR
- a CDS encoding uncharacterized protein (EggNog:ENOG410PXM0~BUSCO:1963at33183) codes for the protein MELHRKSRREQLKSITDLAESLYVDVGGNGSPCNITAQSKFTALRQHIETASRITRVPESSAREALDAMGTKLWNACTRSMRKDGLADDIVKFLSQVRAFAFLILECAATRQRDDCSDEIRLLRTALKTAKSCIVLSQFDIGLKILEKAALREEKLSTECSNAGERDDISLKLSAEYYILRIHLAWKQSRLDFAEHMLSKLPHQALQQDAVLVEQLSSLLFEVGKFLVEKKEYHEADKWLQRALETLSQRQLDMLSPDASDMRLCIIHGLVRANNALHTADSRIKVTRLLSILENEYGHRPEVMLLHLDVIQTQKDPDCKQYYDRLCAFLKTASASELNFKLIVHHIHQLRNCNSDLATDTLEQLILERLAPYGNETFLERGFVTYVWMKTASPGVSDGVESLQGIVTKLMEAWKLPLSGEAAHASLILIWKKVAAAFDHKDYDTARNWCQLALHPLFANSGESNKCKIERRLIVCALECKAPGIAREVFSRLSEACKSEALTRYLMYRVALQDEDTDLARNCLEIICKFDTERQTYLLACVAEALHSGADRQAAIVLQQILDHLDSISTRQLHFPALLRCTARLLITQLSHSESHRPDLVGQICKTFDSSVSRNALDLGQLTVLELEWFSRNSYNLALQYCTTWGPHHVLRLLDACIKIIALYPENLGIEARRDIEQRNILCHFLAAVIEVAQARTHNDSEVQNQFYLNARAHIQGFRKVALPLFEQLSNDESLAALTEKRRTLFAFDFEAAVRLKQWSNLSEMLNESRKIADEMLYSLFADAVLSSEAPVEVMLKTSEQILTQVSQERKHQNLEKISRWVRCVFQLSIKSNAAVAESILDQAYILARDGPEYQKHEENSEAHPNTESVSRHTYPDEELEWLSTTAFNLAIDFYLASDDMASQRWYGKALDLARLLHDNGVLWKTLQEKFGRLTWDD